ACAGCTGCCGTTTTGGTATTTTTAGACGGGACAGTAATAATCCTCAATCCGTTTTTAAGAGTAGTTTTTTTATAATGATTTTTCATATCACAACCTCTCCCTAAAATAATCTTCCAACTCGCTTATCTTAATTCTCTCTTGTTTCATTGTGTCGCGGTCGCGGACTGTCGCATCGTTTTGTTCTAAACTGTCAAAATCAACCGTAATACAATAAAGCGTCCCAATTTCGTCCTGACGGCGGTATCGCTTGCCAATGTTTCCATTATCGTCAAACTCGCAGACATAATTTTGTTTGAGTTGAGCATAAACCTCTCTCGCTTTTTTAACAAGTTCTGGTTTGTTTCTTAATAAAGGAAAAACCGCAATTTTAACAGGAGCCATCTTTTTATTAAACTTCATCACTGTTCTCGTCCCGCCCTCGGTTTCCTCTTCCGTATATGCCTCCGCCAAAATAGCGAGCAAAGTCCTATCTACGCCAAAAGTCGGCTCAATTACATGAGAAATAAATCTTTTTTGGTCTTTATCGTCAAAATAAGTCAAATCCTTCCCTGAATTTTTTTGATGATTAGATAAATCAAAATCAGTCCGATAAGCAAGACCCCACAACTCGTCCTGACCAAAAGGAAATTCATATTCTATATCAATCGTCTTTTTAGAATAATGCGCCCTTTCGCCGTCTGGGATATCCATGTCATGCGCTTTTTTTCTATCCAGCCCGACAAAATCCATAAATTTATACATTTCGCCAAGCCATTTGTTAAAGACCTTTTTCCAATCCGCTTCGGGGGAAATAAAAAACTCTATTTCCATTTGCTCAAATTCAAGCGTGCGAAAAATAAAGTTGCCCATTGTCATTTCATTCCGAAACGCTTTTCCTGATTGCCCGATTCCAAAAGGTATTTTCTTGTTTGTGGAATCCAAAATATTTTTGTAATTAACAAAAATAGCTTGCGCTGTTTCAGGCCTCAAATATGTTTTAACGCCCTCTTTTTCAACCGGGCCGATAACCGTCTCAAACATCCCGCTAAAAAATTTTTCTTCCGTAAAACCGCCTCCGCATTCCGGACACTTGGACGCGTCCTTTAATTTATCGGGCCTAAATCTTTTGTGGCATTTTTTGCACTCAACCAAAGGGTCTTTGAACTTTTCCGTATGACCGCTCGCCTCCCAAATTTTAGGACTCATCAAAATCCCGCCATCCAACCCAACCATATCTTCTCTGTCTTGAATAAAATATTTCCACCACGCCTGCTTAATATTATTTTTCAACTCCGTTCCTAATGGCCCGTAATCGTAAGTATTGGCCAGCCCGCCATAAATATCCGAACCAGGATAAACAAATCCCCTTCGCTTGCATAAAGAAACAATTTTTTCCATGGTAATCATAAAATTATTTTATAACCGTCCCTTCTTTGCGATCTATCTCCGGCTCATCGGGTAAATCGGTGTCAATTTCATCGTCTTCTTCGGTCAACTCCAATCCCGCGAAATTGTCCTGAACGATAACTTTTGATTGCCCAATTAACTCAACCAAACTGCCTAAATGCGCCAAACTTGGAGTAATAGAAATCTGAAAAGCCGCTTGCTCAACTGGAGACAAAATACCCGTTGCCGAAGACATATTTCCGACATTCCAAACCAATTTTCCTGTTTGCGGACTGTATTTCAAATTAGCGCTTGACGGACTAAAATTATTCAGCCACTTAACATGAGGCGGCAAATACGCCTCCACAACGACTTGGCTTAAATCATTGCCCGCGTTGGTTAATTGCCATTTAAGCGTATAAGTCGTTTCTTGTCCAACTTTAGGCGGAATCGGACCGCTATTAGAAATCAAATCATCGTAATAATATCCGCGCGCCTGAACGGATAACTGGCTCGCCACTTTGGTCACCAATTCGCTTTGCCCAGCAATCTGAATATCTCCCAAAGAAAGAGGTGTTTCCGAAGAATCAATTTTGACCGTGTTAATAATCTCAAAATTCTTGTCGTCGTACTTGAAGACCGGCAGAGAATCTTTCACTTTAAGCGAAAATTCAATCACGCCCTCTTGACGCGAAGCAAGATATTCTAAGGCGGGCAAGTTACTCGCGTTCCATGTAATTGTTTGATTTTCTCCGTTAAAAGACCCTTTATCGCCGATACTTAATTCCGCGAAATCCAAGACCGCGCCTTCTAATTTTGAAGTAATATTAACATTTCTAATGCCGACATCTGTTGTATTCTGATAAATGATTTGATAATCCAAATCCTCGCCCGCTCGCGCGATATAGTCAGTTTTTTCGTTTAATTTTTGGCTAACAAATAAAGGAGAAACAGAAATCTGAAGAGCGTCCGTCGTTTCAGCGTAAGGAACAAATTCGCCATCTTTCAGTAACCCCAACCGCGCTTCAAAAAGCTTGACTTCTCCTTCTTCTCCTTGGATATCACCCCTAACCGAAATTTTGCCCTGTTCGCCAGATATTAGTTTTTCCAACGACCAAATTTTATCCTCTTCCGAAGGAGACGGGACCGACGATTGAAAATTAAATCCCGACGGATATTCAATCTGAATTTGAAGGTCATCAAAAGCGACTTCCGCTTGGTTTGAATAAATTAAAGAAAAATCAAAAAATTGCCCGCTGACCAATTTATCGGGCAAATCAAAACTAACCATCAAAGGAACGGAAACAATGACCGATGTAAAACTCGCCTCGTTGAAAAAAAGAGAACTAATCCTGCCTGGATAATAATTTAATTCCGCGCGAGCGGCTTTATTCTCTCCCTTTAATCCTATAAGCCGCGCCGGCAATTCAATCTGATTTTCCCCGCCCGCCGCTAAATTGGGCAAATTGATATTTTCAATTAAATCCTCGCCGCTTAAATGAACCGAGTTTTCTGGATAATAGAATATAAGTTCTATGTCTTTTAATTCCAATTTTGTATTGTTTTTGTATCTTACAAAATAT
This genomic stretch from Patescibacteria group bacterium harbors:
- a CDS encoding glycine--tRNA ligase yields the protein MITMEKIVSLCKRRGFVYPGSDIYGGLANTYDYGPLGTELKNNIKQAWWKYFIQDREDMVGLDGGILMSPKIWEASGHTEKFKDPLVECKKCHKRFRPDKLKDASKCPECGGGFTEEKFFSGMFETVIGPVEKEGVKTYLRPETAQAIFVNYKNILDSTNKKIPFGIGQSGKAFRNEMTMGNFIFRTLEFEQMEIEFFISPEADWKKVFNKWLGEMYKFMDFVGLDRKKAHDMDIPDGERAHYSKKTIDIEYEFPFGQDELWGLAYRTDFDLSNHQKNSGKDLTYFDDKDQKRFISHVIEPTFGVDRTLLAILAEAYTEEETEGGTRTVMKFNKKMAPVKIAVFPLLRNKPELVKKAREVYAQLKQNYVCEFDDNGNIGKRYRRQDEIGTLYCITVDFDSLEQNDATVRDRDTMKQERIKISELEDYFRERL
- a CDS encoding DUF11 domain-containing protein codes for the protein MKLDELKRKIYKPEAEFEERLEFPEEFQSEKEREKVQSEEWEEIKEREELSAKRKKYLKMSGIAAVAVFLVAMGFLFWRGLFSFDKNEVDFEIRGPESVVSGDEVKYFVRYKNNTKLELKDIELIFYYPENSVHLSGEDLIENINLPNLAAGGENQIELPARLIGLKGENKAARAELNYYPGRISSLFFNEASFTSVIVSVPLMVSFDLPDKLVSGQFFDFSLIYSNQAEVAFDDLQIQIEYPSGFNFQSSVPSPSEEDKIWSLEKLISGEQGKISVRGDIQGEEGEVKLFEARLGLLKDGEFVPYAETTDALQISVSPLFVSQKLNEKTDYIARAGEDLDYQIIYQNTTDVGIRNVNITSKLEGAVLDFAELSIGDKGSFNGENQTITWNASNLPALEYLASRQEGVIEFSLKVKDSLPVFKYDDKNFEIINTVKIDSSETPLSLGDIQIAGQSELVTKVASQLSVQARGYYYDDLISNSGPIPPKVGQETTYTLKWQLTNAGNDLSQVVVEAYLPPHVKWLNNFSPSSANLKYSPQTGKLVWNVGNMSSATGILSPVEQAAFQISITPSLAHLGSLVELIGQSKVIVQDNFAGLELTEEDDEIDTDLPDEPEIDRKEGTVIK